CGCCGATGTGCTGCCAGGACGCGACGGCCTGCGCCGCGACCAGACCACCGCCACCGCGGCGATGACGGCGTGGTTCTGAGGCGCGCGCCCGCGCGCGTCGGTCGCGGCCGGCCGCGTCAGGCTGGCGTCTACTCGAAGCGCGCGCGGATGATGCGGTCGCCGACCTGGATGCGATCGAGCACGTCGGCGCCATCGATCACGCGCCCGACCCAGGTGTAGCGACCCTCGAGGTGCGGCGCCGGGCTGTGCATCGCGAACCACTGCGAGCCGCCGGTGTCCTTGCCGGCGTCGGCGATGCCGACCGAGCCGACGTCGAAGCCGACCGGGATCTCCTCGAGGCTGGCGGTGGTCTCGCTCGGCAGCGTGAACCCAGGGCCGCCCCAGCCGGTGCCGGTCGGATCGCCGCCCTGGACCACGAAGTTGGGGACGACCCGGTGGAACAGCAGGCCGTCGTAGTAGCCGCTGCGCGTGAGCGTGATGATCGCGGCCACGTGCCACGGGGCGATCGTGCCCTCGAGGCCGATGACCAGCTCGCCCGCGGTCGTCGTCAGATGCCAGGCCCCGATCGCCTGCAGCGCGAGGGCGGGATCGATCGGCGGCTTGACCGGCGGCGTCGCGGCGGTGCGCGGCCCGGGATCGGTGCCGGTCAGCGCGGTGATGCAGTCGCGGGCGGCGGTGCGCAGCGCCGGGCTCGCGTCGTCGGCGAGGCGCTGGCAGCGCGGCAGGCCGTCGAGCTTGGCGGCGGCGACCGCGGCCAGCAGGGTCGAGGTCAGCTCGGCGTCGCCAGCGGCGCCGTCGATCCGGGCCAGCACGGCCGCGGCCACGCTGGCGAAGTCGCCGCTGGCGCCGGTGACCTTCAGGATCTCGGCGGCGGCGTCGGCGGCCGCGCCCGCCACCGCCGGCTCGGCCCGGCCCAGCGCGGCGACCAGCGCGTCGCGGACCGGCAGCCGCTCGGGCGGCGTCAGCGTGGCGGTCACCGCCGGCAACAGCGCCAGCGCCGCCGCGGCCACCGCCGCGTCGGCCGAGGCCGAGGCCCCGGCCAGCCGGCGCACGGTGTCGCCGCCCGCGCCCGCGGCGATCGCCTCGAGCGCGACGCCCTGGGCCAGCAGATCGGGGAGGATGCCGCCGCCGCAGCCGCCGAGCTGGGCCATCGCCACCGTCGGATCGTTGAGCGCGTCGCCGGTCGCCACGGTCGGCAGCGGTCGCGCCAGCGCGCCCAGCGCCAGGCAGTTGGCCCAGGCCGCCGCCATCTGGCGATCGACCTCGCGCTGGGACGGCGGCTGGTCGGCGTAGCCGCGGGCGATCGCGACCAGCACCGCGCGCGCCGCCGGCTCGGCCGAGCGATCGGCCAGCTGGCGCAGGCTCTCGAGCAGCACGTGGCCGAAGCTCGACGGCAGCCGGCCCGCGGTCCACTCCTGCGAGACCCGGGCGACGTACGGCACCACGGCCGCGCGCGTGGCGTCGGTCGCGGCGGCGCCGCCGAGCGCGCGGACCAGCTCGACCCCGACCCGCCAGTCGCCGTCGTCGAGCGCCTCGAGCAGCTCGGGCGTGGTCACGGCGACGGCGCGCCGCGCGACCAGCCCGGCCACCGCGGTCGCCCGGATCACCGCCTCGGCGTCGCGCACCCGATCGCGCAGCGCGCGCACGACCGCGTCGGTCGCGGCCGGCGGCGGCGCGGTCACCTCGACGAAGCCGCGCGCCAGCGCGTAGGTCGCGGCGTAGCGGACCGCCGGCAGCGCGTGCTTGGTCAGGCCGATCAGCGCCAGCTCGGTGGTGTCGCCCAGCCCGATCTTGGCGCGGCCCAGCCGGCCGAGGCCGATGGCCGCGGCCACGACGACGCCGGGCTCGGTGGCGCCGAGCGCCTGCGACAGCGGCGCGAGCGCGACGGTGGTGCCCAGGCGACCGATCGCCTCGAGGACGGCGATGCGCCCGGCGCCGGCGGCGGGCAGCGCCGCCAGCTCGGCGACGATGACCTTCGCGTCGGCGGGCTCGATCGCGCCGGTGGCCCCGGCGATGCCGAGCGCGGCCGCGGCCAGGATCGCCTCCTGGCCGACCAGCCGGCGCCGGAGCTCGGCCACCGCCGCCGGGCTGCCGATCCGACCCAGCGCGCGCATGGCCAGCGCCCGTCGGGCCGGCAGGCGGTCGTCGGCGAGCTCGGTCAGCTTCGGGATCGCCGCGTCGCGCTGGACCTCGAG
The genomic region above belongs to Myxococcales bacterium and contains:
- a CDS encoding peptidylprolyl isomerase: MRPPALVLVLVALAACPRTAPKPPSTPTELTREDRLMYAQLEVQRDAAIPKLTELADDRLPARRALAMRALGRIGSPAAVAELRRRLVGQEAILAAAALGIAGATGAIEPADAKVIVAELAALPAAGAGRIAVLEAIGRLGTTVALAPLSQALGATEPGVVVAAAIGLGRLGRAKIGLGDTTELALIGLTKHALPAVRYAATYALARGFVEVTAPPPAATDAVVRALRDRVRDAEAVIRATAVAGLVARRAVAVTTPELLEALDDGDWRVGVELVRALGGAAATDATRAAVVPYVARVSQEWTAGRLPSSFGHVLLESLRQLADRSAEPAARAVLVAIARGYADQPPSQREVDRQMAAAWANCLALGALARPLPTVATGDALNDPTVAMAQLGGCGGGILPDLLAQGVALEAIAAGAGGDTVRRLAGASASADAAVAAAALALLPAVTATLTPPERLPVRDALVAALGRAEPAVAGAAADAAAEILKVTGASGDFASVAAAVLARIDGAAGDAELTSTLLAAVAAAKLDGLPRCQRLADDASPALRTAARDCITALTGTDPGPRTAATPPVKPPIDPALALQAIGAWHLTTTAGELVIGLEGTIAPWHVAAIITLTRSGYYDGLLFHRVVPNFVVQGGDPTGTGWGGPGFTLPSETTASLEEIPVGFDVGSVGIADAGKDTGGSQWFAMHSPAPHLEGRYTWVGRVIDGADVLDRIQVGDRIIRARFE